The genomic region CTCATTGCTGCCTCCATGATTCACTTCATTGGAATCGGTCTCAATACATCAGCGTAAATAACAGAAGGTTGTTCAAACGAAAGCTGCTGCTACAGTGCTACACGATAGTTGGTGCTTTCGTCGGCAATTGAGAACGATCTCATAACTAGATAGCATATAATAGCATAGGATTGTGCCGTATAATGCAACCAGCAATTTGCCGCGTTGAAGCTTGATTGGCTTGAGGAACCCATGCAACCCGCCCGAATCAGCCACAACTATACACCCATGCCATTTCGTCGCTTGCTGCGCTGGTCGATGATACTCTCAACCGTTTTGGGCTTTATCATCCTCATTCCAGTTGCAACCTCAGGCTTAAATGTTGAAAATGTGCTTATGACCTTTGGCTCCAGCTATTCGATTGGGATTGCCGCGCCATCGCTGGTCTTTTTTTTGCTGCGCTGGACGATGCCAATCGCGCAAGGCCGCAATTGGTCGCCGATTCGGGCTTGGTCGTTGGCAGCATTTTTGGGTGGACTGATTGCCACAATTATTTATGCAGTGATTTTTGGGTTATTTTTTATTCCCGCGAATGAGCGTTTTAACTTCATTATTTTTTGGACGATCCTTGGTTCGTTACTTTCAGCAGGCACGACTGGTTTGTTTTATACTGCCGAACGTGTGCTCAACGAACTCGACAAAGGCCGCCAAGCGTTACGCCACAACGCCGCACTTTCGGAAGAATTACGGCTCGCTCGCATGATCCAAGAAGGCTTGCTACCTGACCATCCACCTGAAATCAATGGTTTAGCAATTGCTGGCGGTTGTTTTCCGGCTCACGAAGTTGGCGGCGATTTGCTGAGCTACGATCTGACTGCTGATGGCCGCTTGTGTCTTAGTGTCGGCGATGTTACTGGCAAAAGCGTTAGCGCGGCCATGCTGATGGGCATTACGCTGGGCGTTTTGCAATCAGAAATTTACGATCATGAAGAGCCAGCGACTGTGCTCAGCGAGCTTGATCGTTGGCTGCGCACCAAGCGTCAAACCAATAATTTTGTGGCCTTGCAAGTCGCCTTGTTCAATCTACAAACCAGCAGCATGCTCTTGGCGAATGCTGGGCAATTAGCGCCCTTGCGTCGTCGCCAGCACGAAGTAGAGTTTCTAGAAATTAAGGGCAGCTTGCCGCTGGGCATGGGGCCAACGATGCCCCACGTTCAAGAACAACTCAGCTTACAATCGGGCGATTTGCTGGTGTTTTATACCGATGGCGTGGTTGAAGCCCAAAATGCTAAAGGCGAGATGTGGGGCTTTGAAAGTCTCATCACGCTAGTCAAAACGATCAAGAGCAATCACCCGCATGAAATTGTCCAAGCAATTCTCACGGCAATTCGTAGTTATACCCACAACATCGAACCGCACGACGATATTACCTTGGTTGTGGTGGCTGTTCAATAAATTATGTCAAGTAAACACCAGATTGAGCATATTCAACTTGAGCATAATGCCTTAGCGCCAATTTTTATCGCCAAACTTGAGCCACAGCACATCCCCAATGTAGTCAATTTACCGCATCGCCATAGCTTCCACGAGCTTTTATGGATCAAGGCTGGCACTGGTCGGCATTGGGTTGATCAGCAATCATATCCCTTGCAAGCCCACACTTTAGCTTTAGTAGCCCAAGGTCAGGTGCATGTTTTTGAGCAGGCCGAGGAGCTTGATGGCTATTATTTGCGCTATGATCAGGCTTTTCTGTCCGCCCAACCTGATGAGCAGCAACCACTATTTATTACTAATGGTGGGATGCAACTGAGCGCTCCCGATAGCCAGATTATCGATAGTTTGTTTGAATTATTGGCCCACGAATATCAACAGGAAGATTGTTTGGCCAAATATCACAGCCTGCGCCATTTACTGCTGACCCTACTTTGGCAAAGCCAGCGCCTAAGCCAAGCAGCCGATCAACAGCCACAATCAGCCAATTATGCCATCTATCGCCAATTTTTGGCGCTGCTCGAACAAGCATTTCAGCAGCATCACGATATTCACTATTATGCTGATCAGCTTAATCTCAGCAAAACTCAATTTGCTCAAATTATTAGCCAGCACAGCGGCCAACCACCCAAACGACTGATTCTTAAACGAATTTTGCTCGAAGCTCAGCGTTATTTGCAATTTACTAGCATGCCAATTCAACAACTAGCCCAAAGCCTCGGCTTTCATGATCCTTTTCATTTCAGTAAATTTTTTAAGCAAGAGCTAGGTATTTCGCCACGCCGCTACCGCGAACAAAGCTTCAAAAAATGATATGCTCTGCACAAAATTTTTCCATTTTTTCAATCTCCCACAATCGCTACAATAAAGCGATGGCTCGTATTCCAGCAGGTACAAGCCAGCAATGAATTAGCACAATCAAACGAGGGCTTCATGAAACGGATCGTGATCGATCAAAAAATTGCAGTTTGCGTCGTATTTGTGGCGGCGTTGTTTATGAGCATTATGGATGGCACGATTATCAACGTCGCCTTAGCAACCATCCAACAAGATTTTGGCGCGAGCAGCAGCGCAATCAACGCGATCGTGGTGATCTATTTAATTTGTATTGCGGTGGTGATTCCAGCTTCGGGCTGGTTGGGCGACCGTTGGAACACCAAATGGGTCTTTTTAACCTCACTTGGTTTGTTTACCTTGGCCTCACTGGCCTGTGGCTTAGCCCAAAACATTGAGCAATTAATGCTGACTCGGGCAGCCCAAGGCATCGCCGCTGGCGCATTGATGCCTGTTGGCACAACCATGCTCTTTCGCACCTTCCCGCCGCACCAGCGCATCCAAGTTTCGCGGGTGCTGATTATTCCAACAGTGATTGCGCCCGCTGTTGGGCCAGTACTCGGCGGATTTTTAGTCGATCATCTGTCGTGGCACTGGGTCTTTTTCGTCAATGGCCCAATTGGTTTAGCCGCGCTGATCTTTGGGGTCATTTGGTTGCAAGCGCCAGCCCAAGAAGAAGTTGGGGCATTCGATTGGCTAGGCTTTATTTTGGCCGGCGCTGGATTTGCCGCCTTGCTCTACACCTTGACCGAAGGCGCTAGCAAAGGTTGGAGTTCACCATTAATTCTGGCTAGCGCAGCAGTTGGCGTTATAGCGATCACCACGCTGGTAGTTGTCGAATTAGCCAAAGCTCAGCCAATGCTGGATCTACGCTTATTCTCAATTCCATTGTTTCGCGTCAGCAATTTAGTGGCGATTTTCGGCTCGGCGGCCTTTACAGGCATTTTGTTTCTGATGCCGCAATTTTTGCAAAATGTCGTTGGAGCCAGTGCCCTCGAATCGGGCTTGACCACCTCACCCGAAGCGATCGGCGTGGTGCTATCGAGCCAAATCGTGGCGCGGCTTTACCCCAAAGTTGGCCCACGCCGCTTGACCTTTGGCGGGGTTTTGGGGGTTGCCGTGATGATCGGCTTGATGAGTACGATCAATGCTGAAACCAATTTATGGTTGGTACGGGCCTTGATGTTTGGCACAGGTGTGGGGATGGCCTACCTCTTTTTGCCAATTGAGGCCGCCGTGTTTGCCCAAATTCCCCATGCTTCGACAGGCCAAGCCTCAGCCATTTTCAGCATGCAACAACAACTTGGTTCGGCCTTGGGCGTAGCCATTTTGGGTAGCGTGTTGGCACTGAATCACAGCGGCACAACGATCAATCAAAATGCCCAAAGCTACCAGTATGCCTTCTTGGCGGCGGCAGTTTTGGCATTCGTTTCAGCCTGTATAGCCTTGTTTATTCGCGATCGCGATGCAGCGGCGACCATGGCACAACATGGCGAGCACAGCGAATTAAGTCATTCAATCGCTTAAAAAATGGCGGCGCATGATGTTGCTCATGCGCCGCCGATGTTTAAACTAAATAACTTCTTGGTCACGCAAACGCGGCTGTGGATCATCGCCACGACTGCTGGGGCGTTGTTGTGACTGTTGGGGTTGGCCGCCAAATAAACCGCCGCCACCAAACAATTGCCCAAACAAATCGCCAAGCCCACCAAGTGCATCGCCGTAGCCACCTTGCGGCTGTTGTTGTTGCGGCGGCTGTTGCCGTTGCTGACCACCACCAAATAATTCTTCAAAACCGCTGGTCTTACTTGGCTCGCCACGGCCAGCGCTGAGGCCATTGGAAAGCAGGGTCTGTAACAAACTACCAAACAATGAGCTAGCTCCAGCAGCCCCTGGATCGACCTTGCCAGATGTATCGTTATTGCCGAATTGACCAAAACCAGAGCCTTGCTGAGTTGTGCCATAGGCTCCACGTTGCGAAGCTTTGTAGCCATCCATCAAGGCTTCGAGCGTCGATTTGCCATTATTACGCGATTGCATAAAGGTGGTCACGCCTGGCACAAGCCCATCGAGAATGCCGCCTTCGCCCTGTTGTTTAACCCCAGGCGTATTTTGCACCCCGCCGAGCAAGCCGCCGAGCAATTTGACAATATCATTCACCCCAAACGACGTTTTACCTTCTAAATCTTTGGCAGCTTGATCTAAGCCGTTGGCATACATCGGAGCGGTTGGGCCTTTGCCGGAAGTGCGTAAAGCCTTGCTCGCCGCGCGTAAGGCTTGATCAACCGAGCCTTGGCCTTCATTTTGGCGCAATGTATTGGTGATTGTTTCAAAATTGCTGAGCATGTTATCGCCAGCATCGCCGTCGCCAACTCCATCAAGCGCATTCAATGAATCTCGTTCATCGGCTAAATTGCGGGTCATTTCGGCAAAAAGGTCGGTCAAAGCCTTCGACATACAACAACTCCTTTGGTGCTAAACCATAATCCTACTATTGGTATTGCTATTTTCGTACCACCAATTGCCAGATTCTAACAGCTTGGCATGATCAACTCAATGCTTAAACAGCAATCGGCTGCCTGTGCTGAATCAACACAAGCAGCCAATCGAGTGCGATGCTTAGCTATTTTGCACCAACATCAAGACACTGCTCAATGGTTGGTCAGCCAATTGGGGCATCAACTGCAACATTCCCTGTACTTTATGCAACACTG from Herpetosiphon gulosus harbors:
- a CDS encoding helix-turn-helix transcriptional regulator, which codes for MSSKHQIEHIQLEHNALAPIFIAKLEPQHIPNVVNLPHRHSFHELLWIKAGTGRHWVDQQSYPLQAHTLALVAQGQVHVFEQAEELDGYYLRYDQAFLSAQPDEQQPLFITNGGMQLSAPDSQIIDSLFELLAHEYQQEDCLAKYHSLRHLLLTLLWQSQRLSQAADQQPQSANYAIYRQFLALLEQAFQQHHDIHYYADQLNLSKTQFAQIISQHSGQPPKRLILKRILLEAQRYLQFTSMPIQQLAQSLGFHDPFHFSKFFKQELGISPRRYREQSFKK
- a CDS encoding DHA2 family efflux MFS transporter permease subunit; amino-acid sequence: MKRIVIDQKIAVCVVFVAALFMSIMDGTIINVALATIQQDFGASSSAINAIVVIYLICIAVVIPASGWLGDRWNTKWVFLTSLGLFTLASLACGLAQNIEQLMLTRAAQGIAAGALMPVGTTMLFRTFPPHQRIQVSRVLIIPTVIAPAVGPVLGGFLVDHLSWHWVFFVNGPIGLAALIFGVIWLQAPAQEEVGAFDWLGFILAGAGFAALLYTLTEGASKGWSSPLILASAAVGVIAITTLVVVELAKAQPMLDLRLFSIPLFRVSNLVAIFGSAAFTGILFLMPQFLQNVVGASALESGLTTSPEAIGVVLSSQIVARLYPKVGPRRLTFGGVLGVAVMIGLMSTINAETNLWLVRALMFGTGVGMAYLFLPIEAAVFAQIPHASTGQASAIFSMQQQLGSALGVAILGSVLALNHSGTTINQNAQSYQYAFLAAAVLAFVSACIALFIRDRDAAATMAQHGEHSELSHSIA
- a CDS encoding dihydroxyacetone kinase subunit L, with product MSKALTDLFAEMTRNLADERDSLNALDGVGDGDAGDNMLSNFETITNTLRQNEGQGSVDQALRAASKALRTSGKGPTAPMYANGLDQAAKDLEGKTSFGVNDIVKLLGGLLGGVQNTPGVKQQGEGGILDGLVPGVTTFMQSRNNGKSTLEALMDGYKASQRGAYGTTQQGSGFGQFGNNDTSGKVDPGAAGASSLFGSLLQTLLSNGLSAGRGEPSKTSGFEELFGGGQQRQQPPQQQQPQGGYGDALGGLGDLFGQLFGGGGLFGGQPQQSQQRPSSRGDDPQPRLRDQEVI
- a CDS encoding PP2C family protein-serine/threonine phosphatase, with the translated sequence MQPARISHNYTPMPFRRLLRWSMILSTVLGFIILIPVATSGLNVENVLMTFGSSYSIGIAAPSLVFFLLRWTMPIAQGRNWSPIRAWSLAAFLGGLIATIIYAVIFGLFFIPANERFNFIIFWTILGSLLSAGTTGLFYTAERVLNELDKGRQALRHNAALSEELRLARMIQEGLLPDHPPEINGLAIAGGCFPAHEVGGDLLSYDLTADGRLCLSVGDVTGKSVSAAMLMGITLGVLQSEIYDHEEPATVLSELDRWLRTKRQTNNFVALQVALFNLQTSSMLLANAGQLAPLRRRQHEVEFLEIKGSLPLGMGPTMPHVQEQLSLQSGDLLVFYTDGVVEAQNAKGEMWGFESLITLVKTIKSNHPHEIVQAILTAIRSYTHNIEPHDDITLVVVAVQ